Proteins co-encoded in one Paraburkholderia edwinii genomic window:
- a CDS encoding ArsR/SmtB family transcription factor, translating to MINPLTEATGQFPGLSRIGALLADPGRAAMLWALMDGSARPAGELTLIAGLSPSAASAHLARLADGGLLALEVRGRHRYYRIASADIAASIEALMNLAQAAAPQRPTPRPARTVPVDMRYARTCYDHMAGELAVRVYERLVGDGLLTLEGDRLDATPAGAEQLAGWGIDVASQRTRRRRFACTCPDWSERRPHVGGALGAALLDAWSSQGFVERTERPRVLRVTPAGHRHFDDFLRGA from the coding sequence ATGATCAACCCGCTTACCGAAGCAACCGGCCAATTCCCCGGCCTGAGCCGCATCGGCGCGCTGCTCGCCGATCCCGGCCGCGCCGCGATGCTGTGGGCGCTGATGGACGGCAGCGCGCGTCCCGCGGGCGAATTGACGCTGATCGCGGGCCTGTCGCCGTCGGCGGCCAGCGCCCACCTCGCCCGCCTCGCCGACGGCGGTCTGCTCGCGCTCGAAGTGCGCGGACGGCATCGCTACTACCGGATCGCGTCGGCCGATATCGCGGCGTCGATCGAAGCGCTGATGAACCTCGCCCAGGCCGCCGCGCCGCAGCGGCCGACGCCGCGCCCCGCGCGCACCGTGCCCGTCGATATGCGCTATGCGCGCACCTGCTACGACCATATGGCCGGCGAACTGGCGGTGCGCGTCTATGAACGGCTCGTCGGCGACGGGCTGCTCACGCTCGAAGGCGACCGGCTCGATGCGACGCCGGCCGGCGCCGAGCAACTGGCCGGCTGGGGCATCGACGTCGCGAGCCAGCGCACGCGGCGCCGCCGCTTCGCGTGCACGTGCCCGGACTGGAGCGAACGCCGTCCGCACGTCGGCGGCGCGCTCGGCGCGGCGCTGCTCGACGCGTGGTCGTCGCAAGGCTTCGTCGAGCGCACCGAGCGGCCACGCGTGCTGCGCGTCACGCCCGCCGGCCACCGTCATTTCGACGACTTTTTGCGCGGCGCATAA
- a CDS encoding acyl-CoA thioesterase, translating to MSTPSAAPLDRSETTFRFLAEPTSVNFGGKVHGGALMKWIDETAYACAAVWSARYCVTVSVGNIRFRRPIHVGNLVELRARVVATGRTSMHIHVSVCAGDPKGGELMQTTDCLVVMVAVNENGNPLPVPPFVPVTDEQQRLAKYAMDVKAALDAIVELKPEEVAQGKV from the coding sequence ATGAGCACCCCTTCCGCCGCGCCGCTGGATCGTTCGGAGACGACCTTCCGCTTTCTCGCCGAACCGACATCGGTCAACTTCGGCGGCAAGGTGCATGGCGGCGCGCTGATGAAATGGATCGACGAAACTGCGTACGCATGCGCCGCGGTCTGGTCGGCGCGCTATTGCGTGACGGTCAGCGTCGGCAATATCCGTTTTCGCCGGCCGATTCATGTCGGCAACCTCGTCGAACTGCGCGCGCGCGTCGTCGCGACCGGGCGCACGAGCATGCATATCCACGTGTCGGTATGCGCCGGCGATCCGAAGGGCGGCGAGCTGATGCAGACCACCGACTGTCTCGTCGTGATGGTCGCCGTCAACGAGAACGGCAATCCGCTGCCGGTGCCGCCTTTCGTACCGGTCACCGACGAGCAGCAGCGTCTTGCGAAGTACGCGATGGATGTGAAGGCGGCGCTCGACGCGATCGTCGAACTCAAACCCGAAGAGGTCGCGCAGGGAAAAGTTTGA
- the fumC gene encoding class II fumarate hydratase gives MTEDVRMERDTFGEIAVPNDRLWGAQTQRSLQNFKISTEKQSPELIHALAVIKRAAAEVNLGLGVLDANKAKAIVHAADEIMEGKHAGEFPLAVWQTGSGTQTNMNLNEVIANRASELLGGQRGEARLVHPNDDVNRGQSSNDVFPTAMHIAAAVGIVKHLLPALKTLRDTLDSKAKAFADVVKIGRTHLQDATPLTLGQEFSGYVAQLDQGMRHVESTLPHLYQLAQGGTAVGTGLNAHPQFADQVAATIGKLTGLPFVSAPNKFEVMAAADALVFAHGALKTVAASLMKIANDIRWLASGPRCGLGELSIPENEPGSSIMPGKVNPTQSEAMTMLCCQVFGNDVAVNVGGASGNFELNVFRPMIAHNVLQSVRLLADGALSFNDNCAVGIEPNHARIDTLLNESLMLVTALNPHIGYDKAAQIAKKAHKDGTTLKAAALALGHLTEQQFDEWVRPHEMVGHTKG, from the coding sequence ATGACCGAAGATGTACGGATGGAACGCGATACGTTCGGCGAGATTGCGGTGCCGAACGATCGCCTATGGGGTGCGCAGACGCAGCGCTCGCTGCAGAACTTCAAGATCTCGACCGAGAAGCAATCGCCGGAGCTGATCCATGCGCTCGCGGTGATCAAGCGCGCGGCGGCCGAAGTCAATCTCGGTCTCGGCGTGCTCGATGCGAACAAGGCAAAGGCGATCGTCCATGCGGCCGACGAAATCATGGAAGGCAAGCACGCCGGTGAATTTCCGCTGGCGGTCTGGCAAACCGGCTCGGGCACGCAGACCAATATGAACCTCAACGAGGTGATCGCGAACCGCGCGAGCGAGCTGCTCGGCGGCCAGCGCGGCGAAGCGCGCCTCGTGCATCCGAATGACGATGTGAACCGCGGCCAGTCGTCGAACGACGTGTTTCCGACGGCGATGCATATCGCGGCGGCGGTCGGCATCGTCAAGCATCTGCTGCCTGCGCTGAAGACGCTGCGCGACACGCTCGACAGCAAGGCGAAGGCGTTCGCCGACGTCGTGAAGATCGGCCGCACGCACTTGCAGGACGCGACGCCGCTCACGCTCGGCCAGGAATTCTCGGGCTATGTCGCACAGCTCGATCAGGGCATGCGTCATGTCGAATCGACGCTACCGCACCTCTATCAGCTCGCGCAGGGCGGCACCGCGGTCGGCACGGGCCTGAACGCGCATCCGCAATTCGCCGATCAGGTCGCGGCGACGATCGGCAAGCTGACGGGCCTGCCGTTCGTGTCGGCGCCGAACAAGTTCGAGGTGATGGCCGCGGCCGACGCGCTTGTGTTCGCGCACGGCGCATTGAAGACCGTTGCCGCGAGCCTGATGAAGATCGCGAACGATATCCGCTGGCTTGCCAGCGGCCCGCGCTGCGGTCTCGGCGAACTGTCGATTCCGGAAAACGAGCCGGGCAGCTCGATCATGCCGGGCAAGGTGAACCCGACGCAATCCGAAGCGATGACGATGCTGTGCTGCCAGGTGTTCGGCAACGACGTCGCCGTGAATGTGGGCGGCGCGAGCGGCAACTTCGAGCTCAACGTGTTCCGGCCGATGATCGCGCACAACGTGCTGCAATCGGTCCGCCTGCTCGCGGACGGCGCGCTGAGCTTCAACGATAACTGCGCGGTCGGCATCGAGCCGAATCATGCACGCATCGATACGCTGCTCAATGAATCGCTGATGCTCGTGACGGCGCTCAATCCGCACATCGGCTACGACAAGGCCGCGCAGATCGCGAAGAAGGCGCACAAGGACGGCACGACACTGAAGGCCGCCGCGCTTGCGCTCGGTCATCTGACCGAGCAGCAGTTCGACGAGTGGGTGCGGCCGCACGAGATGGTCGGCCATACGAAGGGCTGA
- a CDS encoding phospholipase D family protein, with protein MSGCATRPPASSFDQPVSHAMPQSTSTPLGAALAAPEAAHPGQSGFRVLSSGTEALQMRIALARAATKTLDMQYYIANEDTTGKLLLAAALYAADHGVRVRMLVDDLNFKDLDDVMASLNTHPNIEIRVFNPFGSAQGSLYQRTENFFTQIGSFTRRMHNKAMIADNELAIVGGRNLGDEYFSASPTLQFRDIDVLAAGPITAKISTSFDEYWNDSSAYPLRALNKQTFDPKQLDETRDALRAHWHQNADPYDAKPLNATPLASQIQKDELGLTWAPAEFNADSPAKVRLPEDQYQSPVIARIAELVNEAQQEVLITSPYFVPHDAGVKALAGLTARGVKVKVLTNSLAATDAVAVQAGYSPYRDPLLRAGVELYEFKPVQEQGSRTGMFGSQSRASLHAKTLVFDRKTLVIGSMNLDPRSAHLNTELGLVIHSAPLAEQVATLFDRVTGPQSSYHVTLADPSRFFFRGPETPYHLVWTDEEDGHTVTYDVDPNAGFYRNVLTGLFLFLPVDDQL; from the coding sequence ATGAGCGGCTGCGCGACGCGTCCGCCTGCGTCGTCGTTCGACCAGCCGGTCTCGCACGCCATGCCGCAATCGACGTCCACGCCGCTCGGCGCCGCGCTTGCCGCGCCCGAAGCGGCGCATCCGGGCCAGTCGGGCTTTCGCGTGCTATCGAGCGGCACCGAAGCGCTGCAGATGCGCATCGCGCTCGCGCGCGCCGCGACGAAAACGCTCGACATGCAGTACTACATCGCCAACGAGGACACGACCGGCAAGCTGCTGCTCGCCGCCGCGCTCTATGCAGCGGACCACGGCGTACGCGTGCGCATGCTGGTCGACGATCTGAACTTCAAGGATCTCGACGACGTCATGGCGTCGCTGAACACGCATCCGAACATCGAGATCCGCGTGTTCAACCCGTTCGGCAGCGCGCAGGGCAGCCTCTATCAGCGCACCGAAAATTTCTTCACGCAGATCGGCAGCTTCACGCGGCGCATGCACAACAAGGCGATGATCGCGGACAACGAGCTTGCGATTGTCGGCGGCCGTAATCTTGGCGACGAGTATTTCAGCGCGAGCCCGACGCTGCAGTTCCGCGATATCGATGTGCTCGCCGCAGGTCCGATCACCGCAAAGATCTCCACCAGCTTCGACGAATACTGGAACGACAGCAGCGCGTATCCGCTGCGTGCGCTCAACAAGCAGACGTTCGACCCGAAGCAGCTCGATGAGACGCGCGACGCATTGCGCGCGCATTGGCATCAGAACGCGGACCCGTACGACGCAAAGCCGTTGAACGCGACACCGCTCGCCTCGCAAATCCAGAAAGACGAGCTCGGCCTCACGTGGGCGCCGGCGGAATTCAACGCCGATTCGCCGGCGAAAGTCCGCTTGCCGGAGGACCAGTATCAAAGCCCCGTGATCGCGCGCATCGCCGAACTCGTCAACGAGGCGCAGCAGGAAGTGTTGATCACGTCGCCGTATTTCGTGCCGCACGACGCGGGCGTCAAGGCGCTCGCCGGCCTCACCGCGCGCGGCGTCAAGGTGAAGGTGCTGACCAATTCGCTTGCCGCCACCGATGCCGTCGCGGTGCAAGCGGGCTATAGCCCGTATCGCGATCCGCTGCTCAGGGCCGGCGTCGAGCTCTACGAATTCAAGCCTGTGCAGGAGCAAGGCTCGCGCACCGGCATGTTCGGCTCGCAGTCGCGCGCGAGTCTGCACGCGAAAACACTGGTGTTCGATCGCAAGACGCTCGTGATCGGCTCGATGAATCTCGACCCGCGCTCCGCGCATCTGAACACCGAACTCGGGCTCGTGATTCACAGCGCGCCGCTCGCGGAACAGGTCGCAACGCTGTTCGATCGCGTGACCGGACCGCAGTCGAGCTATCACGTGACGCTCGCCGATCCGTCGCGCTTCTTTTTCCGCGGCCCCGAGACGCCGTATCACCTCGTCTGGACCGACGAGGAAGACGGCCATACGGTCACCTACGACGTGGACCCGAACGCCGGTTTCTACCGGAACGTGCTGACAGGTTTATTCTTGTTCCTGCCAGTCGACGACCAGCTTTGA
- the panS gene encoding ketopantoate/pantoate/pantothenate transporter PanS, whose product MLSRVTRLFPLWAVLVSLAAYFAPASVAGIAPHVTALLTLIMLSMGVTLSVADFQRVFTRPAPVVAGIVLHYLVMPLAAWAIAKMLLMPPDLTAGMVLVGSVASGTASNVMIYLARGDVALSVTISALSTLVGVFATPLLTRLYVDASIVVDVRGMLMSILQIVALPIVIGLVVNHLFGKLVRRIEPVLPLISMVSILLIIAAVVGGTQPSIASVGLTVALGVVLHNGIGLLGGYWGGRLLGFDEAVCRTLAIEVGMQNSGLAATLGKLYFAPIAALPGALFSVWHNLSGSLLAGFWAGRPTRGTHQSQTTMQTGRAAALERERS is encoded by the coding sequence ATGCTTTCCCGCGTTACCCGTCTCTTTCCACTGTGGGCCGTGCTGGTCTCGCTCGCGGCGTACTTCGCGCCCGCTTCGGTCGCCGGCATTGCGCCGCACGTCACCGCGCTGCTCACGCTGATCATGCTGTCGATGGGCGTCACGCTGTCGGTCGCCGATTTTCAGCGCGTCTTCACGCGGCCCGCGCCCGTCGTTGCCGGCATCGTGCTGCACTATCTCGTGATGCCGCTGGCCGCATGGGCAATCGCGAAGATGCTGCTCATGCCGCCCGATCTGACCGCGGGCATGGTGCTGGTCGGCAGCGTCGCGAGCGGCACCGCATCGAACGTGATGATCTATCTCGCGCGCGGCGACGTCGCGTTGTCGGTCACGATCAGCGCGTTGTCGACACTCGTCGGCGTGTTCGCGACGCCGCTGCTCACGCGCCTTTACGTCGATGCGTCGATCGTCGTTGACGTGCGCGGCATGCTGATGAGCATCCTGCAGATCGTCGCGTTGCCGATCGTGATCGGCCTTGTCGTCAATCACCTGTTCGGCAAGCTCGTGCGCCGCATCGAGCCGGTGCTGCCGCTCATATCGATGGTGTCGATCCTGCTGATCATCGCGGCCGTGGTCGGCGGCACGCAGCCGAGCATCGCGTCGGTGGGTCTCACGGTTGCGCTCGGCGTGGTGCTGCACAACGGCATCGGTCTGCTCGGCGGTTACTGGGGCGGTCGCCTGCTCGGCTTCGACGAAGCGGTTTGCCGCACGCTTGCGATCGAAGTGGGCATGCAGAACTCCGGTCTTGCGGCGACGCTCGGCAAACTGTATTTCGCACCGATCGCGGCGCTGCCTGGCGCACTCTTTTCGGTGTGGCACAACCTTTCGGGTTCGTTGCTCGCGGGCTTCTGGGCGGGACGGCCGACGCGCGGCACTCATCAATCGCAAACGACGATGCAAACCGGGCGCGCGGCTGCGCTCGAGCGCGAACGTAGCTGA
- a CDS encoding MATE family efflux transporter translates to MSQSGLSRPLAGPPSLTRHAADTARLAAPLAIAQLSQMAMSVTDTVLLGSLGPDALAAGGLGANLFFVVVTLLQGVLTSVSVSVSHARGAQADERVPHIYWTGFVLSILLAVPAFVLLSFAAPILKAFGEPAVLAEHIGEYCAVLRWGAPASLIGVGLMRSFLPAIGAAKRLLWVSVGSVVFNGFLNYGLIHGAYHLPRLGFLGSAVATTITVWLSALMLMALLHLRPRYRHFVSAARPNVPLMGELFGIGWPVAITYGVESLLFLATGLMVGLFGEAQLAAHQIALNVASVAFMVPLAIGQAANVRVGYWSGAGVPLAARHAGFVALGLGVGFMSLSGLVMVTAPHWIVGLYLHLDDPSNAHTVALASSLLGVAAIFQIVDGMQTVGSGALRGLKDTRVPMLAATFGYWGIGFPTGYVLAFHFGFGARGLWWGLAAGLASVAILMTLRFHRISARHVAAVQA, encoded by the coding sequence ATGTCCCAATCCGGTCTCTCGCGCCCGCTTGCCGGGCCGCCGTCGCTCACGCGCCATGCCGCCGATACCGCGCGCCTCGCCGCGCCGCTCGCGATCGCGCAGCTGTCGCAGATGGCGATGAGCGTCACCGACACGGTGCTGCTCGGCTCGCTCGGCCCCGATGCGCTCGCGGCGGGAGGCCTCGGCGCGAACCTGTTCTTCGTCGTCGTCACGCTGCTGCAGGGTGTGCTGACGTCGGTTAGCGTCAGCGTCTCGCACGCGCGCGGCGCGCAGGCGGACGAACGGGTGCCGCATATCTACTGGACCGGCTTCGTGCTCTCCATCCTGCTTGCCGTTCCCGCCTTCGTGCTGCTGTCGTTCGCGGCGCCGATCCTCAAAGCGTTCGGCGAGCCGGCCGTTCTCGCCGAGCACATCGGCGAGTACTGCGCGGTGCTGCGCTGGGGCGCGCCCGCGAGTCTGATCGGCGTCGGGCTCATGCGCTCGTTCCTGCCGGCGATCGGCGCGGCGAAGCGTCTGCTGTGGGTCTCGGTCGGCAGCGTGGTGTTCAACGGCTTTCTCAACTACGGACTGATTCACGGCGCGTATCACCTGCCGCGTCTGGGCTTTCTTGGTTCGGCCGTCGCGACGACGATCACTGTCTGGCTGTCCGCGCTGATGCTGATGGCGCTGCTGCATCTGCGGCCGCGCTATCGTCACTTCGTGAGCGCGGCGCGGCCCAACGTGCCGCTGATGGGCGAGCTGTTCGGCATCGGCTGGCCGGTTGCGATCACGTACGGCGTCGAATCGCTGCTATTTCTCGCGACGGGCCTGATGGTGGGTCTGTTCGGCGAAGCGCAGCTCGCCGCGCATCAGATCGCGCTCAACGTCGCGTCGGTGGCCTTCATGGTGCCGCTCGCGATCGGCCAGGCCGCGAATGTGCGCGTCGGCTACTGGTCCGGCGCGGGCGTGCCGCTCGCCGCGCGCCATGCGGGTTTCGTCGCGCTCGGGCTCGGCGTCGGCTTCATGTCGCTATCGGGGCTCGTGATGGTGACCGCACCGCACTGGATCGTCGGCCTCTATCTGCATCTCGACGATCCTTCGAATGCGCACACGGTCGCGCTCGCGAGTTCGCTGCTCGGCGTCGCGGCGATTTTCCAGATTGTCGACGGCATGCAGACGGTCGGATCCGGCGCCCTGCGCGGACTCAAGGACACGCGCGTGCCGATGCTCGCCGCGACCTTCGGCTACTGGGGCATCGGCTTTCCGACCGGATACGTGCTCGCGTTTCACTTCGGCTTCGGCGCGCGCGGCCTGTGGTGGGGACTCGCCGCAGGGCTTGCGAGCGTCGCAATCCTGATGACGTTGCGTTTTCACCGCATAAGCGCGCGGCATGTCGCGGCCGTGCAGGCGTAG
- a CDS encoding RNA-binding S4 domain-containing protein — protein MPNLDFTLTGDYVELHNLLKLTGLADSGGSAKALVASGAVKVDDQLELRKTCKIRAGQVVLLGDTRIAVHEA, from the coding sequence ATGCCCAACCTCGATTTCACGCTGACCGGCGACTACGTCGAACTGCACAACCTGCTGAAGCTCACGGGTCTCGCGGACAGCGGCGGCTCCGCGAAAGCGCTCGTCGCATCGGGCGCCGTGAAAGTGGACGACCAGCTCGAACTGCGCAAAACGTGCAAGATCCGCGCGGGTCAGGTCGTGCTGCTCGGCGATACGCGCATCGCTGTCCATGAAGCGTGA
- a CDS encoding ATP-dependent helicase, with amino-acid sequence MPSSAASTSESSFAAPGADASGADASNVPAWLAKLNDEQRAAVEYGADDVARPPGALLVIAGAGSGKTSTLAHRVAHLVAKGADPRRILLLTFSRRAAIEMTRRVTRIAGDALGARAALAQGLTWSGTFHSVGARLLREYADLIGLAPTFTINDREDSADLMNLVRHELGFSAKERRFPSKSTCFAIYSRVVNTGASLGDALNSTFPWCREWEADLRVLFAAYVDAKQKQSVLDYDDLLLYWSHMAAEPSIAADLSSRFDHVLVDEYQDTNRLQASILLALKPDGRGLTVVGDDAQSIYSFRGATVRNILDFPTHFDPPAKQVTLERNYRSTQPILTASNAVIGLASERFTKNLWTDKASAQRPRLVTVADDAAQAAYVVEQVLAAREAGVKLKSQAVLFRAAHHSAALEIELTRRNIPFVKFGGLKFLDSVHVKDVLAVLRWAENPRDRVAGFRVVQLLPGVGPATAARVLDAAAGVPAAGAPAAGVPAAGAPVAGGRAASVADNGTAATADIDNVRGAVEALATFTPPPRALEDWPPFVALMSTLNERTSQWPAEFELIRRWYEPHLERNHEDAMVRHADLLQMESIAGTYASRERFLTELTLDPPDATSGESGVPLLDEDYLILSTIHSAKGQEWRNVFVLNGVDGCIPSDLGTGSDEEIDEERRLLYVAMTRAKEDLHIVVPQRFYVHNQTHLGDRHVWASRTRFIPVDLMPLFDAYAWPPVPVAAAPTAAGLAAAAQAKVEIAAKLRKMWE; translated from the coding sequence GTGCCGTCTTCCGCCGCTTCCACGTCTGAATCCTCTTTTGCCGCGCCTGGCGCCGATGCGTCGGGCGCCGACGCGTCGAATGTCCCTGCCTGGCTAGCAAAACTCAACGACGAACAGCGTGCGGCCGTCGAATACGGCGCCGATGACGTGGCGCGCCCGCCCGGCGCCTTGCTCGTCATCGCGGGCGCGGGCTCCGGCAAGACCAGCACGCTCGCGCATCGCGTCGCGCATCTGGTCGCCAAGGGCGCGGACCCGCGCCGCATTCTGCTGCTGACGTTTTCGCGTCGCGCCGCCATCGAAATGACGCGCCGAGTGACGCGCATCGCCGGCGACGCACTCGGAGCGCGTGCGGCGCTTGCGCAAGGCCTGACGTGGTCGGGCACGTTTCACAGCGTCGGCGCGCGTCTGTTGCGCGAATACGCGGACCTGATCGGCCTTGCGCCGACCTTCACGATCAACGATCGCGAAGACTCCGCCGACCTCATGAATCTCGTGCGGCACGAACTCGGCTTTTCGGCGAAAGAACGCCGGTTTCCATCGAAGTCGACGTGTTTTGCAATCTATTCGCGCGTCGTCAACACGGGCGCGTCGCTTGGCGACGCGCTGAACAGCACGTTTCCGTGGTGCCGCGAATGGGAAGCGGACCTGCGTGTGCTGTTTGCCGCGTATGTCGACGCAAAGCAGAAGCAAAGCGTGCTCGACTACGACGATCTGCTGCTCTACTGGTCGCATATGGCCGCGGAGCCGTCGATCGCGGCCGATCTTTCGAGCCGCTTCGATCACGTGCTCGTCGACGAATATCAGGATACGAATCGCCTGCAGGCGTCGATCCTGCTCGCGCTGAAGCCCGACGGCCGTGGGCTGACCGTGGTCGGCGACGACGCGCAGTCTATCTACTCGTTTCGCGGCGCGACGGTGCGCAACATCCTCGATTTTCCGACGCATTTCGATCCGCCCGCGAAGCAGGTCACGCTCGAGCGCAACTACCGTTCGACGCAGCCGATTCTGACTGCGTCGAACGCGGTCATCGGGCTTGCGTCCGAACGTTTTACGAAGAATTTGTGGACCGACAAGGCGTCGGCACAGCGGCCGCGTCTCGTCACGGTGGCCGACGATGCCGCACAGGCGGCCTACGTCGTCGAACAGGTGCTGGCCGCGCGTGAAGCCGGAGTCAAGCTGAAGTCGCAGGCGGTGCTGTTTCGCGCCGCGCACCATAGCGCCGCGCTCGAAATCGAACTGACCCGGCGCAACATCCCGTTCGTCAAGTTCGGTGGGCTCAAGTTTCTCGATTCGGTGCATGTGAAGGACGTGCTTGCGGTGCTGCGCTGGGCGGAAAATCCGCGCGACCGCGTCGCGGGTTTTCGCGTCGTGCAGTTGCTGCCGGGCGTGGGGCCGGCGACGGCGGCGCGGGTGCTGGATGCGGCGGCCGGTGTTCCGGCGGCCGGCGCTCCGGCGGCTGGTGTTCCCGCGGCCGGCGCTCCGGTGGCCGGTGGTCGGGCGGCGTCCGTGGCCGATAACGGTACGGCGGCCACCGCAGATATCGATAACGTTCGCGGCGCGGTAGAGGCGCTCGCCACCTTCACCCCGCCGCCGCGCGCGCTCGAAGACTGGCCGCCGTTCGTCGCGCTCATGTCCACGCTAAACGAACGCACGTCGCAGTGGCCCGCGGAATTCGAGCTGATCCGCCGCTGGTACGAACCGCATCTCGAGCGCAATCACGAAGACGCCATGGTGCGTCACGCGGACCTGCTGCAAATGGAAAGCATCGCCGGCACCTATGCCTCGCGCGAACGCTTTCTGACCGAGTTGACGCTCGATCCGCCCGACGCCACGAGCGGTGAATCCGGCGTGCCGCTACTCGACGAGGACTACCTGATCCTGTCGACCATCCATTCCGCGAAGGGACAGGAGTGGCGCAACGTATTCGTGCTCAACGGCGTCGACGGCTGCATTCCATCGGACCTCGGCACCGGCAGCGACGAGGAAATCGACGAGGAACGGCGTCTGCTCTATGTTGCGATGACGCGCGCGAAGGAAGACCTGCATATCGTCGTGCCGCAGCGCTTCTATGTGCACAACCAGACGCATCTTGGCGACCGGCACGTATGGGCGTCACGCACGCGCTTTATCCCGGTCGATTTGATGCCGCTGTTCGACGCGTATGCATGGCCGCCTGTGCCGGTGGCCGCCGCACCGACCGCGGCAGGGCTTGCCGCGGCCGCGCAGGCGAAGGTGGAGATTGCGGCGAAGCTCAGGAAGATGTGGGAGTGA
- a CDS encoding DUF4088 family protein, translated as MGQITLSLKDETVASLRKDFDAFVRVSLKLDSQFATPSFEDFLRAKLLDSMVPLTEHAVQRMLQGGQYAWAKRTLDKEFPDVVAILMRQATDFGFAFASRSEWTPEELAKQCREWATAIVNEAQCSPTLVDPLAAQIKSAAQDIQAVEESMQTPAWRLAESLRQRVYEAKVACETSFGSTAREKLGELRGLLRLGITHGSFQKQEAQQIMEYLRLLKPEIFVEEPYDVFTRLAAWLRNFFMPAPRPQSPQQQQQRQPR; from the coding sequence ATGGGGCAAATCACCCTTTCATTGAAGGACGAGACTGTCGCCTCGTTGCGCAAGGATTTCGACGCGTTCGTGCGCGTCTCGCTGAAACTCGACTCGCAGTTTGCGACGCCGTCGTTCGAGGACTTTTTGCGCGCGAAGCTGCTCGACAGCATGGTGCCGCTGACCGAGCACGCCGTGCAGCGGATGCTGCAAGGCGGGCAATACGCGTGGGCGAAACGTACGCTCGACAAGGAATTCCCTGACGTTGTCGCGATTCTGATGCGGCAGGCGACAGACTTCGGCTTTGCCTTCGCCTCGCGCTCCGAATGGACGCCGGAGGAACTGGCGAAGCAATGCCGCGAATGGGCAACGGCGATCGTCAACGAGGCGCAATGCAGCCCGACCCTGGTCGATCCGCTCGCCGCGCAGATCAAATCGGCGGCCCAGGACATTCAGGCGGTTGAAGAGTCGATGCAGACGCCCGCGTGGCGGCTCGCGGAATCGCTGCGCCAGCGCGTGTACGAAGCGAAGGTGGCGTGCGAGACGAGCTTCGGCAGCACCGCGCGCGAAAAGCTCGGCGAACTGCGCGGGCTGCTGCGCCTCGGCATCACGCACGGGTCGTTTCAGAAGCAGGAAGCGCAGCAGATCATGGAGTACCTGCGGCTGCTCAAGCCGGAGATTTTCGTCGAAGAGCCATACGACGTGTTCACGCGGCTCGCGGCGTGGCTGCGCAACTTCTTTATGCCGGCGCCGCGTCCTCAGTCGCCGCAGCAACAGCAGCAGCGGCAGCCGCGGTAG
- a CDS encoding AzlD domain-containing protein, whose amino-acid sequence MNDVLMIVGMAVITWMIRATVFVLGDRLVFPPLVRTALGFVPVTVLTAIIVPMAVSPHGGGAELTWRNPQLVGALAAVAVSALTKRPLLTIAVGLAVFFVWQALLPK is encoded by the coding sequence ATGAACGATGTGCTGATGATCGTTGGCATGGCGGTGATTACATGGATGATTCGTGCCACCGTCTTCGTGCTCGGCGACCGGCTCGTGTTTCCGCCGCTCGTGCGCACCGCGCTCGGCTTCGTGCCGGTTACCGTGCTGACCGCCATCATCGTGCCGATGGCGGTCTCGCCGCACGGCGGCGGCGCGGAGCTTACGTGGCGCAACCCGCAACTGGTCGGCGCGCTTGCCGCAGTCGCGGTCAGCGCGCTGACGAAACGCCCGCTGCTGACCATCGCGGTCGGCCTCGCGGTGTTCTTCGTGTGGCAAGCGCTGTTGCCTAAATAG